From a region of the Candidatus Thorarchaeota archaeon genome:
- a CDS encoding ABC transporter permease — translation MEKQNIHERIWQRQGIRAEIRAASALAIKQWKVELSYPLSVLWFIVMPILWLIPYLLVGTSVTGGMESGSLQELVGTSDWLSYVAIGTAYTGLAISLLWGTGFALRREQNVGTLETLMTTPIKRETIVWGSTLHNLQHGGLGVVLQLGVSVLLFGVNLSIWGVLPALAVVGLSILAMQGLVLTVVCIVLVAKQAWMVVEFLSSILLLVAPMSYPLAVLPPLLQYVALASPLTWSVEGFRGFLMEGLAFSAAINAVGALVVLDVVFIVIGLLLFRVTEKNIRSRGALSEF, via the coding sequence ATGGAGAAACAGAATATACATGAACGCATTTGGCAACGACAGGGCATAAGAGCAGAGATTCGTGCTGCTAGTGCCCTAGCAATAAAACAGTGGAAAGTGGAGCTTTCCTATCCGCTTAGCGTTCTTTGGTTTATTGTCATGCCTATCCTCTGGCTCATTCCCTATTTGCTAGTAGGAACATCAGTAACAGGCGGAATGGAATCCGGCTCTCTTCAAGAGCTAGTAGGAACAAGCGACTGGCTCAGTTACGTCGCAATTGGAACCGCATATACTGGTTTGGCAATTAGCCTTCTCTGGGGAACTGGATTCGCGTTACGAAGAGAGCAGAACGTTGGAACCCTAGAGACACTTATGACGACTCCGATTAAGCGTGAGACAATTGTCTGGGGCTCGACACTGCATAACTTACAGCATGGTGGTCTAGGCGTAGTGCTTCAGCTAGGTGTTTCCGTACTACTCTTTGGAGTCAATCTAAGTATATGGGGTGTTCTACCCGCACTTGCTGTGGTCGGTCTTTCGATACTAGCTATGCAAGGGCTGGTACTGACTGTCGTGTGTATAGTGCTTGTGGCCAAGCAGGCGTGGATGGTTGTAGAGTTTCTATCTAGCATTCTTCTGCTTGTTGCACCGATGTCTTACCCACTCGCAGTTTTGCCTCCATTGCTTCAATATGTGGCATTAGCTTCCCCTCTTACTTGGAGCGTTGAGGGTTTCAGAGGTTTTCTGATGGAGGGTCTTGCATTCTCTGCAGCAATTAATGCTGTTGGGGCACTCGTAGTTTTGGATGTTGTTTTCATAGTTATTGGATTGCTTCTCTTCCGTGTGACTGAGAAAAACATACGATCCAGAGGTGCTCTTTCGGAATTCTGA
- a CDS encoding Lrp/AsnC ligand binding domain-containing protein — translation MNQGIVEVDKVVVVIVLIQVKAGAAEQVEKAVGSFDEIERAHMVTGPYDVIAHGELESKADFRNFVDRIHELEGVIRTETCMGI, via the coding sequence GTGAACCAAGGAATTGTTGAGGTTGATAAAGTGGTTGTAGTAATTGTGCTTATTCAAGTAAAAGCAGGAGCAGCTGAACAAGTGGAGAAAGCAGTTGGTTCTTTCGACGAAATAGAACGTGCCCATATGGTAACCGGGCCTTATGATGTCATCGCCCATGGTGAACTGGAATCTAAGGCTGATTTTAGAAACTTCGTGGACAGAATCCATGAACTAGAGGGTGTCATTAGAACGGAAACCTGTATGGGCATCTAG